A stretch of Perognathus longimembris pacificus isolate PPM17 chromosome 1, ASM2315922v1, whole genome shotgun sequence DNA encodes these proteins:
- the Uck1 gene encoding uridine-cytidine kinase 1 has protein sequence MASAGGGDCEGAGPEAERPQPRPFLIGVSGGTASGKSTVCEKIMELLGQNEVDHRQRKLVILSQDRFYKALTAEQKAKALKGQYNFDHPDAFDNDLMHKTLKNIVEGKTVEVPTYDFVTHSRLPETTVVYPADVVLFEGILVFYSQEIRDMFHLRLFVDTDSDVRLSRRVLRDVQRGRDLEQILTQYTTFVKPAFEEFCLPTKKYADVIIPRGVDNMVAINLIVQHIQDILNGDVCKRHRGGANGRNFKRTFPEPGEHPGVLASGKRSHLESSSRPH, from the exons ATGGCTTCGGCGGGAGGCGGCGACTGCGAGGGCGCCGGGCCCGAGGCGGAGCGGCCCCAGCCGCGGCCCTTCCTGATCGGGGTGAGCGGCGGCACGGCGAGCGGCAAG TCCACGGTGTGCGAGAAGATCATGGAGCTGCTGGGCCAGAACGAGGTGGACCACCGGCAGCGCAAGCTGGTCATCCTGAGCCAGGACCGCTTCTACAAGGCGCTGACGGCCGAGCAGAAGGCCAAGGCGCTCAAGGGCCAGTACAACTTCGACCACCCGG ATGCTTTTGATAACGACTTGATGCACAAGACCCTGAAGAACATCGTGGAGGGCAAAACCGTGGAGGTCCCCACCTACGACTTTGTGACCCACTCGAG gttGCCAGAGACCACGGTGGTGTACCCGGCGGACGTGGTTCTGTTCGAGGGCATCTTGGTGTTCTACAGCCAGGAGATCCGGGACATGTTCCACCTGCGTCTCTTCGTGGACACCGACTCGGACGTCCGGCTGTCGAGAAGAG TGCTTCGGGACGTGCAGCGGGGCCGCGACCTGGAGCAGATCCTGACGCAGTACACGACCTTCGTCAAGCCGGCCTTCGAGGAGTTCTGCCTGCCG ACTAAGAAGTATGCCGACGTGATCATTCCTCGGGGGGTGGACAACATGG TCGCCATCAACCTGATCGTGCAGCACATCCAGGACATCCTGAACGGGGACGTGTGCAAGCGGCACCGAGGAGGGGCCAACGGGCGCAACTTCAAGAGGACCTTCCCCGAGCCGGGGGAGCACCCCGGGGTGCTGGCCTCCGGCAAGCGCTCGCACCTGGAGTCCAGCAGCCGGCCCCACTGA